The Lycium barbarum isolate Lr01 chromosome 12, ASM1917538v2, whole genome shotgun sequence genome includes a region encoding these proteins:
- the LOC132621075 gene encoding protein SCAR3 isoform X3 gives MDSYEECHGPPRLHLLDKFDPGGPGSCLKRYSDPTFFKRASVGSDEEYIDKVLKEKKGRKIKKKRSWRRNGEVSRSASMPNYGSRMPLSSRNLDRRPSLVHSFSTYDTTLKSDRDSRHGSGLVERVSQPSFSTQPEDGKSETVSSPVKMQHNQSFDYSFLEEKSDHAYNDIGNDSSQELTDLVSTSVAWNLKMQPDTQESKGSFDSISQLHHSNMSQESKGSFGSISQLHDSNMLDHAFPDERGDVEYDDICNSVAEEQAGHCTSFVTWNDKTGREKQESREFSSQFQIHHDALPDCASPDRKGDDEYSDRGNSFTEDQIDRNLLSVALSGKMRSAEVESKEIFYSPLQMNPSTSVEDASPDEKLWAISDEESNNFPQEQVVPSSPFLTSSVKNERLDLIIQKYDVDESLETRQENLLLDTQVLDLATSANIEQSCEPKAEIIPRSISYESQFDDIESETDNFMDALNTIESESETDLDCQRKRAMVLESSFKTESSLNGTLENRAELSDRNLSTPTPEATGRKSPENSGFGGNTNLASADSDPGAFSSSEKVKCEEIPENISSEFGEFLSPPQIARITLKPDSSIGVPSSKRSNILETSQEELLVSNHITSSPRNPVSALPVVNKIQCGPSDSEKPPPLLLGTPSVKFWTNGGLLGLEPSKPPDGVINSVGQVYEANQNEVVVTSRQDPVPSSEKHAGKQDNVQNTSREKADYQNSGQAVAFSIKNISSRFSAKDLDVKLDKSSNLCQQNGTDKPLHSPSNGSGMTSRTMGPVSPESLTIGAGQENGKNSSRILELGNRLLTNGFHGKFSLGWNDNTDSVSSLNTGSNEPINDYQHFMSRTIKDFAGRRSPFTSPSSSPPLGHMKISFQLIDSIETSKLKLRFPDRSSIHESNSDMFPSFQLVPEPSIPLQEVGSDSDDDTFSRSSPDLSDDYLSHQSESNSEQWESGNSPNLKDQEVYNALHRISLTESTSTSFENDRTAHQDLLACSRRHIPFAEYSLEDSQSDNLFDLPVLDTQHSSFKHGVGNASSARDFLEPLSGKESTPPSPPLPPMQWQSMQSHSDDEQDDLHLFSENRHVFDHKKPGSTISHQPKPPPFKQNQVIEAALKSKQPHSIDTTGQQFADHAENGRGVNEKDDFLHQIRAKSFNLRRTVPAKSTGTTGPPANVKVTAILEKANAIRQAVGSDDGEDNWSDT, from the exons AAGAAACGGTCATGGAGGAGGAATGGAGAAGTCTCTCGTAGTGCGTCTATGCCCAATTATGGTAGTAG AATGCCATTGTCTTCTAGAAATCTGGATAGGCGTCCTTCCTTGGTTCATAGTTTCTCCACGTATGATACCACCCTCAAATCTGACAGAGATTCGAGACATGGGTCGGGCCTGGTGGAACGTGTTTCACAGCCAAGTTTCTCAACTCAACCTGAAGATGGCAAATCTGAGACTGTTTCATCTCCAGTAAAAATGCAGCATAATCAgtcctttgattattcttttctTGAAGAGAAGAGCGATCATGCTTACAATGATATTGGCAATGATTCGTCACAAGAGCTAACTGACCTTGTTTCGACTTCTGTTGCTTGGAACTTGAAGATGCAACCTGACACGCAAGAGTCTAAAGGATCCTTTGATTCGATTTCACAGCTACATCATAGCAATATGTCGCAAGAGTCTAAAGGATCCTTTGGTTCGATTTCACAGCTACATGATAGCAATATGCTTGATCATGCTTTTCCTGACGAAAGAGGTGATGTTGAATATGATGACATTTGTAATAGTGTAGCAGAAGAGCAAGCTGGTCATTGCACATCTTTTGTTACTTGGAATGATAAAACAGGACGTGAGAAACAAGAGTCTAGAGAATTCTCTTCTCAATTCCAGATTCATCATGATGCTTTGCCTGATTGTGCTTCCCCTGATCGAAAAGGCGATGATGAGTACAGTGATAGGGGAAATAGCTTTACAGAGGACCAAATTGACCGCAACTTATTATCTGTTGCTTTGAGTGGTAAGATGAGATCTGCAGAAGTGGAGTCTAAAGAAATCTTCTACTCTCCGTTGCAGATGAATCCAAGTACTTCCGTAGAAGATGCTTCACCTGATGAAAAGCTTTGGGCCATATCTGATGAAGAGAGTAACAATTTTCCACAAGAGCAAGTTGTTCCTAGTTCACCTTTCTTAACTAGCAGTGTTAAGAATGAACGATTGGACCTTATTATTCAGAAGTATGATGTTGATGAGAGTTTGGAGACACGTCAAGAAAATCTACTCCTAGATACACAGGTATTGGATTTAGCAACTTCTGCAAATATTGAACAAAGTTGTGAACCTAAGGCTGAAATTATACCAAGGTCAATTTCTTATGAAAGCCAGTTTGATGACATTGAAAGTGAAACTGACAATTTTATGGATGCACTTAACACCATTGAGTCAGAGTCTGAAACTGATTTGGATTGTCAAAGAAAACGAGCGATGGTGCTGGAGTCTAGTTTTAAGACTGAATCATCCTTGAATGGAACCCTTGAAAATAGAGCAGAACTTTCTGATCGGAATTTGTCTACTCCTACACCTGAAGCCACAGGTAGAAAATCCCCTGAGAACAGTGGTTTTGGTGGTAATACCAACTTGGCATCCGCTGACTCTGATCCTGGAGCTTTCTCTTCCTCTGAGAAAGTAAAATGTGAGGAGATTCCAGAGAATATCTCTTCAGAGTTTGGTGAGTTTTTATCGCCTCCTCAGATAGCTAGAATTACTTTAAAACCAGACAGTTCTATAGGTGTCCCTTCAAGTAAAAGATCCAATATTCTGGAAACATCACAAGAGGAACTACTTGTTAGCAATCATATCACCTCTAGCCCTAGGAATCCTGTTTCAGCATTGCCAGTGGTCAACAAGATCCAGTGTGGTCCTTCCGACTCTGAAAAACCTCCACCCCTACTTCTGGGCACTCCTTCAGTCAAATTCTGGACAAATGGTGGCTTGCTCGGGCTTGAGCCTTCAAAACCGCCAGATGGTGTAATAAATAGTGTTGGTCAAGTATATGAAGCTAATCAAAATGAGGTAGTTGTTACTTCAAGGCAAGATCCTGTTCCCAGCAGTGAAAAACATGCAGGAAAACAAGATAATGTACAGAATACCTCAAGAGAGAAAGCTGATTACCAAAATTCTGGTCAAGCAGTTGCCTTTTCTATTAAGAACATATCTTCAAGATTTTCAGCCAAAGATTTAGATGTCAAACTTGACAAGTCGAGTAATTTATGCCAGCAAAATGGCACTGATAAGCCCCTGCACAGTCCTTCAAATGGATCTGGTATGACATCTAGGACAATGGGACCAGTGAGTCCAGAATCCCTAACTATTGGAGCTGGTCAAGAGAATGGGAAGAATTCATCACGTATTCTTGAACTAGGTAATAGATTGCTTACAAATGGGTTCCACGGGAAATTCTCACTTGGTTGGAATGATAACACTGATTCAGTCAGTTCCTTGAACACTGGTAGCAATGAGCCGATAAACGATTATCAACATTTTATGAGTAGAACAATTAAAGACTTCGCAGGAAGACGATCCCCGTTTACGTCACCTTCTTCGTCACCCCCACTTGGACATATGAAAATCTCATTCCAGCTAATAGACAGCATTGAGACTTCCAAACTGAAACTCAGATTTCCTGATAGGAGTAGTATCCATGAAAGCAATAGCGATATGTTTCCCTCATTTCAGCTGGTACCAGAGCCTTCTATTCCTCTGCAAGAAGTTGGTTCAGACTCGGATGATGACACATTTTCCAGATCATCTCCCGATCTGTCAGATGACTATCTTAGCCATCAGTCTGAGTCAAACTCTGAACAGTGGGAATCTGGTAACTCTCCTAATTTAAAGGACCAGGAAGTATACAATGCTTTGCATAGAATATCGTTAACTGAATCAACTTCAACATCTTTTGAGAATGACCGAACAGCTCATCAGGATTTGCTCGCCTGCAGTAGACGTCACATTCCTTTTGCAGAATACTCTCTGGAGGATTCTCAGTCTGATAATTTATTTGATCTTCCAGTTCTGGATACCCAGCATTCCTCATTCAAGCATGGAGTAGGTAATGCGTCGTCTGCAAGAGATTTTCTAGAGCCATTGTCTGGTAAGGAGTCTACACCACCTTCTCCACCTCTCCCTCCAATGCAGTGGCAGAGTATGCAATCACATTCAGACGATGAACAAGATGATCTACATCTTTTCTCTGAAAATCGTCATGTCTTTGATCACAAGAAGCCTGGATCTACCATTTCACATCAACCTAAGCCTCCTCCATTTAAGCAAAACCAAGTTATTGAAGCTGCACTGAAAAGCAAG CAGCCACACTCGATAGACACAACTGGGCAGCAATTTGCTGATCATGCTGAAAATGGCAGAGGAGTCAATGAAAAGGATGACTTCCTGCACCAGATTAGAGCAAAA TCCTTCAATCTTAGACGAACTGTTCCAGCAAAATCAACTGGAACTACAGGACCTCCAGCAAACGTCAAGGTCACTGCAATTTTGGAGAAAGCCAATGCAATCCGTCAG GCAGTTGGAAGTGATGATGGAGAAGATAATTGGAGTGACACTTAA